One stretch of Falco naumanni isolate bFalNau1 chromosome 7, bFalNau1.pat, whole genome shotgun sequence DNA includes these proteins:
- the TIMM9 gene encoding mitochondrial import inner membrane translocase subunit Tim9 — translation MAGQISESDQIKQFKEFLGTYNKLTENCFLDCIKDFTSREVKPEEMTCADHCLQKYLKMTQRISMRFQEYHIQQNEALAAKAGLLSQPR, via the exons ATGGCTGGACAAATATCAGAATCTGATCAGATCAAGCAG ttcAAGGAGTTTCTTGGAACATATAATAAACTTACAGAAAACTGCTTCCTGGATTGCATAAAGGATTTCACTAGCAGAGAGGTTAAACCAGAGGAG ATGACCTGTGCAGACCACTGCctacagaagtatttaaaaatgacaCAAAGGATCTCCATGAGATTTCAGGAGTACCATATTCAGCAGAATGAAGCTCTGGCAGCTAAAGCAGGACTGCTTAGCCAACCTCGTTAG